Proteins from a genomic interval of Lolium perenne isolate Kyuss_39 chromosome 1, Kyuss_2.0, whole genome shotgun sequence:
- the LOC127308025 gene encoding uncharacterized protein, with product MREICPSKNPVGLGCSDDSSGWILCGWALKLPQLFRTKFLDVNPSYFSGYLASSVHLCPLFRPEPLSLSFHWNIIKLAFTANGKVLHTKVTIPSTGSSQDRIH from the exons ATGCGAGAGATCTGTCCTAGCAAGAACCCGGTAGGGCTAGGCTGCTCTGATG ATTCGTCAGGATGGATATTGTGTGGGTGGGCATTAAAACTTCCCCAGTTATTCAGAACTAAATTCTTGGATGTTAACCCGTCGTATTTCTCGG GTTATTTAGCGAGCTCTGTACATCTATGTCCTCTTTTTCGGCCAGAGCCCCTTTCCCTGTCTTTCCACTGGAACATTATCAAATTAGCGTTTACAGCTAATG GTAAGGTTCTACATACCAAAGTAACTATACCTTCTACTGGATCAAGCCAAGACAGAATTCATTAG